The DNA segment TCCCGGCCGAGGTCGTGGTGCCGGTCAGGGCGGTGAGCACGGCCCCGAACAGCACGAACGAGGAGAGCAGCAGCCCCAGCGCCGCCCCGCCCACCCGCCACGGGCCGGGACGGTACGGGCGCCGCCAGCGGTCCCGGTCGTCGTAGGGCAGCGAGCTCTCGTCGGCCGCCTCGAAAGTGCGGTCGGCCGTCAGGAAGGGCAGGGGCACGGCTGTTCCTCGCAAGGTCCTCGCACGGGCTTGTGCCCGGTGAGGCTATCCGCCGGTGGCGGGACTCACCAGCCGTGGGCGGCCACTGGGGTCAGTGACCCTGCGCCGCCTGCGACTGACCGGCCGGCGGCGCGGACGGAGTGGACAGCGCGGGCATGCCCACCATCAGCGCGCCCACTATCCCGGCGACCAGGGTCAGCGCCAGCAGCGAACGCCCGGCCCGCTCGGCGCGCGAGGCGCGCTCACGGGGTGGGGGAGTGACATTGCCGCGGAACCTGTCGGCCTCGGCGACGAAGGCGAAGGGTACGGGCTCACGACGACGGAACATCTTGGGTGGGTCTCCTTCCGGGGGTCTGTGACCTCACCCCCTCAGACGACGGAGTGACCCGAAAGGTGCCCATGTCCGGAAAACCGCTGGATGCGATTTTTGAGGTGAGGTGTTGCTCTGACCGGTGCGCGTGCCCCGTATGGTGGCTGCAAACCGCAGAAGTGATGGAAGGACCTTTGTGACCACCCCCGAGCCGCTCACGCTCCGTAGCGACGTCACCGTCGAGCTGGTGAAATCCAGCGCCTCCGACAGCGACGTCCTCTTCGCCGCCCGTGTCTCCACCCTGGGCGAGCAGTCCCTGGACGAGCTCCAGAAGGACCCCGAGCGCTCCAAGGGCCTCATCAACTATCTGGTGCGAGACCGGCACGGCAGCCCGTTCGAGCACAACTCGATGACCTTCCTCATCAGCGCCCCGATCTTCGTCTTCCGCGAGTTCATGCGGCACCGCGTCGGCTGGTCCTACAACGAGGAATCGGGCCGCTACCGGGAGCTGCAGCCGGTCTTCTACGTCCCCGACACCTCCCGCAAGCTCGTCCAGGAGGGCCGTCCGGGCAAGTACGTCTTCGTCGAGGGCAGCCCCGCCCAGTACGACGCGGTGCGCGACACCCTGACGGAGTCCTACGAGCAGGCGTACTCCGCCTACCAGAAGCTGCTCGCCGAGGGCGTCGCCCGCGAGGTCGCCCGCGCGGCCCTCCCGGTGGGCCTGTACTCCTCGATGTACGCCACCTGCAACGCCCGCTCCCTGATGCACTTCCTGGGCCTGCGCACCCAGCACGAGCTGGCCAAGGTGCCGTCCTTCCCGCAGCGGGAGATCGAGATGGTGGGCGAGAAGATGGAGGCCGAGTGGGCCCGCCTGATGCCGCTCACCTACGCCGCCTTCAACGCCAACGGCCGGGTCGCCCCGTAACCCTGTTCCCCCGCGCGGAACGGATGTACGGATCAGCCAGCCGAAGTGTCCGTATTGCGGCATTTAGCGAAGTTCATCTAGCCTGATCAAACGGACCCGGCACTGCTTGAACCCCCGAGCAGGCAGTGCCGGGCTCCTTCTTGACCGAGAGCCGGCCGAGAGTTTGACCCGCGTTTGTCCTGACTTTCCCGACACCCCACGGGCAGACCATGGATCGAGTACCGAGTAGCGTGTCACCCATGGCTCCGACCTCGACTCCGCAGACCCCCTTCGGGCGGGTCCTCACCGCCATGGTCACGCCCTTCACGGCGGACGGCGCACTCGACCTCGACGGCGCGCAGCGGCTCGCCGCCCACCTGGTGGACGCAGGCAACGACGGCCTGATCGTCAACGGCACCACCGGCGAGTCACCCACCACCAGCGACGCGGAGAAATCGGACCTCGTACGAGCCGTCGTGGAAGCGGTCGGCGACCGCGCCCGCGTCGTGGCCGGAGTCGGCACCAACGACACCCACCACACCCTCGAACTGGCCCGCCAGGCCGAACGCGACGGCGCACACGGCCTGCTGGTCGTCACGCCGTACTACAACAAGCCCCCGCAGGAGGGTTTGTACCGCCACTTCACGGCCGTCGCCGACAACACCGGTCTCCCGGTGATGCTCTACGACATCCCCGGCCGCAGCGGCGTCCCGATCAGCACCGAGACCCTGGTCCGCCTCGCGGAGCACCCCCGGATCGTCGCCAACAAGGACGCCAAGGGCGACCTCGGCCGCGCGAGCTGGGCCATCGCCCGCTCCGGCCTCGCCTGGTACTCCGGCGACGACATGCTGAACCTCCCCCTGCTCTCCGTCGGCGCCGTCGGCTTCGTCTCCGTGGTCGGCCACCTCGTCGCCCCCGACCTGCGCGCCCTCGTGGACGCGTACACCTCGGGCGACGTCGTCAAGGCCGCCGAGATCCACCAGAAGCTGCTCCCGGTCTACACCGGCGTCTTCCGCACCCAGGGCGTCATGACCACCAAGGCCGCGCTCGCCCTGCTGGGTCTGCCCGCCGGTCCGCTGCGCGCCCCCATGGTCGAGTGCTCGCCGGAGGAGATCGCCCAGCTCAAGATCGATCTTGCTGCCGGCGGGGTACAGCTCTGACAACAGACTTCAGCACCATCCGAGCCACACAATCGCAGGACACAACAGCACAGCGGGCGCACCGGCGTCCCGCCCCCCTTACGACAACCGCACGCACTGAACGTCATGCGCGCCACGTGCCCACCGGTACGTGGCGCGTGTGGTCAGGAGAGTCTTTTGAGTCATCCGCACCCTGAACTGGCCCCGCCGCCGCCGCTCGCCAAGGGCGGCCTGCGCGTCACTCCTCTCGGCGGTCTCGGTGAGATCGGCCGGAACATGACGGTCTTCGAGTACGACGGCCGTCTGCTGATCGTCGACTGCGGCGTTCTCTTCCCCGAGGAGGAGCAGCCCGGAATCGACCTGATCCTGCCGGACTTCTCGTCCATCCGGGACCGCCTCGACGACATCGAGGGCATCGTCCTCACGCACGGCCACGAGGACCACATCGGCGCGGTCCCCTACCTGCTCCGCGAGAAGCCCGACATCCCGCTGATCGGCTCCAAGCTGACCCTCGCGCTGATCGAGGCCAAGCTCCAGGAGCACCGCATCCGCCCGTACACCCTGGAGGTGGAGGCGGGCGA comes from the Streptomyces seoulensis genome and includes:
- the dapA gene encoding 4-hydroxy-tetrahydrodipicolinate synthase translates to MAPTSTPQTPFGRVLTAMVTPFTADGALDLDGAQRLAAHLVDAGNDGLIVNGTTGESPTTSDAEKSDLVRAVVEAVGDRARVVAGVGTNDTHHTLELARQAERDGAHGLLVVTPYYNKPPQEGLYRHFTAVADNTGLPVMLYDIPGRSGVPISTETLVRLAEHPRIVANKDAKGDLGRASWAIARSGLAWYSGDDMLNLPLLSVGAVGFVSVVGHLVAPDLRALVDAYTSGDVVKAAEIHQKLLPVYTGVFRTQGVMTTKAALALLGLPAGPLRAPMVECSPEEIAQLKIDLAAGGVQL
- the thyX gene encoding FAD-dependent thymidylate synthase translates to MVAANRRSDGRTFVTTPEPLTLRSDVTVELVKSSASDSDVLFAARVSTLGEQSLDELQKDPERSKGLINYLVRDRHGSPFEHNSMTFLISAPIFVFREFMRHRVGWSYNEESGRYRELQPVFYVPDTSRKLVQEGRPGKYVFVEGSPAQYDAVRDTLTESYEQAYSAYQKLLAEGVAREVARAALPVGLYSSMYATCNARSLMHFLGLRTQHELAKVPSFPQREIEMVGEKMEAEWARLMPLTYAAFNANGRVAP